The Engystomops pustulosus chromosome 1, aEngPut4.maternal, whole genome shotgun sequence genome has a window encoding:
- the LOC140108845 gene encoding olfactory receptor 6B9-like, with product MASLWSSLNITNISEFTLLGFPLGFQTKVVLFIVFLSVYLLTITSNVIIICLVKCNQQLHKPMYFFLANFSFLEIWYISVTVPKMLSDFLDQGRKISMVGCFIQFYFFFFFGSTENILLVIMSFDRYIAICYPLQYFIIMTERLCRLLAVGAWITSVIAMMIVIIPVSRLSFCGSNDIDHVFCDFSPLVKLSCSGTKMSEVTFFFLAGVVMIGCFSLIMASYVHIIMTVIATSSTTGLRSALTTCTSHFTVVFIYYGTVMFMYLRPSATISFSIDKVVSVFYAVLTPLMNPIIYSLRNKEVKKAMQRSLRDSMKCFQTVKKPQTCLAFHYKQ from the coding sequence ATGGCAAGTTTATGGAGCAGCTTAAACATCACCAACATTTCTGAATTTACATTACTAGGATTCCCCCTAGGGTTCCAGACAAAGGTTGTTCTGTTCATTGTGTTTCTTTCTGTCTACCTGCTCACCATCACATCAAATGTTATCATCATTTGCTTGGTGAAATGTAACCAACAGCTTCATAAACCCATGTATTTCTTTCTTGCCAACTTCTCCTTTTTAGAGATTTGGTACATTTCAGTTACGGTCCCCAAAATGTTGTCTGATTTCCTTGACCAAGGCAGGAAGATTTCAATGGTAGGTTGTTTCATACaattctattttttctttttttttgggtcTACTGAGAATATTCTACTTGTCATAATGTCTTTTGATCGCTATATTGCTATATGCTACCCTTTGCAATACTTTATCATCATGACTGAGAGACTTTGCAGGTTGTTGGCAGTTGGTGCTTGGATTACTAGTGTTATTGCTATGATGATTGTTATTATACCTGTCAGTCGTCTGTCTTTTTGTGGCTCGAATGATATTGATCATGTGTTTTGTGACTTCTCTCCACTAGTTAAACTTTCTTGCAGTGGTACCAAGATGAGTGAAGTCACGTTCTTCTTCCTGGCTGGGGTTGTTATGATTGGATGCTTTTCCCTCATCATGGCATCGTATGTGCACATCATAATGACTGTGATAGCCACTTCCTCTACTACTGGGCTTCGCAGTGCACTTACAACCTGTACATCACACTTTACTGTTGTGTTCATTTATTACGGAACTGTTATGTTTATGTATTTGAGGCCTTCAGCCACAATAAGTTTTAGCATAGACAAAGTTGTTTCTGTTTTCTATGCGGTTTTAACACCTTTGATGAACCCCATTATTTACAGCTTGAGAAACAAAGAAGTGAAAAAAGCAATGCAGAGGTCTTTAAGGGATTCAATGAAATGCTTTCAAACAGTAAAGAAACCACAAACATGTCTTGCATTCCATTATAAACAATAA